The following proteins come from a genomic window of Paucimonas lemoignei:
- the algE gene encoding alginate biosynthesis protein AlgE, with the protein MKLNSLMAAGLGLGFTLLWATPTLAAMTEDKNFGLEVKVTGQAEDDRDLGTRSGGDVNGIGLDLRPWVYGERGNWSGYAMGQVVTATDTIQTDPLEQTDSTTEETTQARGNSSDRKVEKSYLALREFWIAYSGFTPYPGEKLKIGRQRLRNDDGQWHDTNIESVNWLFDTTLLKADVGVAQRFSEYRTDLTELSPQDEDRKHIFGDVSYQWTPGQWAGVRAHHSQDDGNLKKPGENLDDLDKTSNGDLTWLGLQANSDAYNHRNTNTVNYWGSVTWLSGDRSQIAAIAQPDGTYQAGDKTNNNVNGWATDLGLRLRLDPQWQVGAAYSRASKEYEQNGLESNRSNWTGTRSRVHRFGEAFQGEMANVESGSLFASWQLRDEYDASLIYHNFRRTDGNARIGTSGINAVGAEESGVLSSLPLTTDGNKDLGQEMDLVVTKYFKSGLLPASISQSMDDPSALVRLRAGVFKPGDAYGSQVDSYMHRAVVDVIWRF; encoded by the coding sequence ATGAAGTTGAATTCCCTGATGGCCGCTGGCCTGGGTCTTGGCTTTACCCTGTTGTGGGCGACGCCGACATTGGCCGCCATGACCGAAGACAAGAACTTCGGCCTTGAAGTAAAAGTCACCGGCCAGGCCGAAGACGACCGCGACCTGGGCACCCGTTCCGGCGGCGACGTCAACGGTATCGGTCTTGACCTGCGTCCCTGGGTATACGGCGAGCGTGGTAACTGGAGTGGTTACGCGATGGGTCAGGTGGTGACCGCCACTGACACCATTCAGACCGACCCTCTGGAACAGACCGACTCCACCACCGAGGAAACCACTCAGGCGCGCGGCAACTCCAGCGACCGTAAAGTCGAAAAGAGCTACCTGGCCCTGCGTGAATTCTGGATCGCCTACAGCGGCTTCACGCCCTACCCTGGCGAGAAGCTCAAAATCGGTCGCCAGCGCCTGCGCAACGACGACGGCCAATGGCATGACACCAACATCGAATCGGTGAACTGGCTCTTCGACACCACTCTGCTCAAGGCAGACGTCGGCGTGGCTCAACGCTTCAGCGAATACCGCACCGACCTGACCGAATTGTCCCCGCAGGACGAAGACCGTAAACACATCTTCGGTGACGTCAGCTACCAGTGGACGCCAGGTCAATGGGCGGGTGTGCGTGCGCATCACAGCCAGGACGACGGCAACCTGAAAAAGCCGGGCGAAAACCTCGACGATCTGGACAAGACATCCAACGGCGACCTCACCTGGCTGGGCCTGCAAGCCAACAGCGATGCTTACAACCATCGCAACACCAACACGGTCAATTACTGGGGCAGCGTGACCTGGCTGTCCGGTGATCGCAGCCAGATCGCGGCCATCGCTCAGCCTGACGGCACGTATCAGGCTGGCGACAAGACCAACAACAACGTCAATGGCTGGGCCACTGACCTGGGTCTGCGTCTGCGCCTGGATCCGCAATGGCAAGTGGGCGCCGCGTACTCGCGCGCCAGCAAGGAATACGAACAGAACGGTCTGGAATCCAACCGCTCGAACTGGACCGGTACCCGCTCGCGCGTACACCGCTTCGGTGAAGCCTTCCAGGGCGAAATGGCCAACGTGGAAAGCGGCTCGCTGTTCGCCTCCTGGCAGTTGCGCGACGAATACGACGCATCGCTGATCTACCACAACTTCCGTCGTACGGACGGCAATGCCCGCATCGGCACCTCGGGCATCAACGCTGTGGGCGCAGAGGAAAGCGGAGTCCTGTCTTCCCTGCCGTTGACCACTGACGGCAATAAAGACCTGGGTCAGGAAATGGACCTGGTCGTGACCAAATACTTCAAGAGCGGCCTGCTGCCTGCGTCCATCAGCCAATCGATGGATGATCCATCGGCTCTGGTTCGCCTGCGTGCCGGTGTGTTCAAACCGGGCGATGCCTATGGCAGCCAGGTAGACAGCTACATGCACCGCGCCGTCGTTGACGTCATCTGGCGCTTCTGA
- the algG gene encoding parallel beta-helix repeat-containing protein, whose translation MNSQASRLRSRAWPHALLESAVLSSALLLASSAMANTPVVAPVEAENAAVVKELQQAKNYTITSPDAATLHMEKPTLPDLSGYTAEAAAKKIVRSKVGKVRVSRMMDEAGLKEFIGGDNKMAEWVARQQGIPQAIVVEGGYMNLQDLAKKVPKQFLSEVSPGVYVARLPILVKADGILEVDKKTKELRLSQEKGSFLVVEGKLFTSDTQINGWREKDNHLATFRTPNEFRPFLLSWGGSQTYIINTKMASLGYNQSKSYGVSISQYTPNMVKVMNKPDPTGWIVGSEFSDMWYGFYCYETRDFVVKGSTYRDNIVYGIDPHDRSHGLIIAENDVYGTKKKHGIIISREVNDSFIFNNKSHDNKLSGLVLDRNSVNNIVAYNEIYQNHTDGITLYESGDNLLWGNKVIANRRHGIRVRNSVNIKLYENKAMANGLMGVYGHIKDLSNTDRDIALDPFDTKVSLIVVGGELTGNNSGPLSIDSPLSIELYRVAMLAPTKSNGISLNGVLGERQDEILDLLVRQQKAVLIDPVESQKELRD comes from the coding sequence ATGAACAGTCAAGCAAGCCGTCTGCGCAGCCGCGCATGGCCCCATGCATTGCTCGAAAGCGCAGTGCTGAGCAGTGCGCTGTTGCTCGCCAGCTCCGCCATGGCCAACACCCCTGTAGTAGCTCCCGTCGAGGCGGAAAATGCTGCGGTGGTCAAAGAGCTGCAACAGGCAAAAAACTACACCATCACCAGCCCTGATGCCGCCACGCTGCACATGGAAAAACCTACGCTGCCGGACCTCAGCGGCTACACCGCCGAGGCCGCCGCAAAGAAAATCGTGCGCAGCAAAGTGGGCAAGGTTCGGGTCAGCCGGATGATGGATGAAGCCGGCCTGAAGGAATTCATCGGCGGCGACAACAAGATGGCTGAATGGGTAGCCCGCCAACAAGGCATCCCCCAGGCCATCGTCGTCGAAGGTGGCTACATGAACCTTCAGGACCTGGCGAAGAAGGTGCCGAAGCAATTCCTGAGCGAAGTCTCGCCGGGCGTCTACGTTGCTCGCCTGCCGATTCTGGTCAAGGCCGACGGCATTCTCGAGGTCGATAAAAAGACCAAAGAGCTGCGTCTGTCCCAGGAGAAAGGCTCGTTCCTGGTCGTTGAAGGCAAGCTGTTCACCAGCGACACCCAGATCAACGGCTGGCGTGAAAAAGACAATCATCTGGCGACGTTCCGCACGCCTAATGAATTCCGTCCGTTCCTGCTGTCCTGGGGCGGATCGCAGACGTACATCATCAACACCAAGATGGCGAGCCTGGGCTACAACCAGAGCAAGTCCTACGGCGTGAGTATTTCCCAGTACACGCCGAACATGGTCAAGGTGATGAACAAGCCTGATCCGACCGGCTGGATCGTCGGCTCGGAGTTCTCGGACATGTGGTACGGCTTCTACTGCTACGAGACCCGCGACTTCGTGGTCAAGGGCAGCACCTACCGCGACAACATCGTCTACGGCATCGACCCACACGACCGTTCCCACGGTCTGATCATTGCCGAAAACGACGTGTACGGGACCAAGAAGAAGCACGGGATCATTATTTCCCGTGAGGTGAACGACAGCTTCATCTTCAACAACAAAAGCCACGACAACAAATTGTCCGGCCTGGTGCTGGACCGTAACAGCGTCAACAACATCGTCGCCTACAACGAGATTTACCAGAACCACACCGACGGCATCACCCTGTACGAAAGCGGCGACAACCTGCTCTGGGGCAACAAAGTCATCGCCAACCGTCGCCACGGGATTCGGGTTCGTAACAGCGTGAACATCAAGCTGTACGAGAACAAAGCCATGGCCAACGGTCTGATGGGGGTCTACGGCCACATCAAGGACCTGAGCAACACCGACCGTGACATCGCCCTCGACCCGTTCGATACCAAGGTGTCGCTGATCGTGGTGGGCGGCGAGTTGACCGGCAATAACTCCGGCCCGCTGTCCATCGATTCGCCCCTGAGTATCGAGCTGTACCGCGTGGCCATGCTGGCGCCGACCAAATCCAACGGCATCAGCCTCAACGGCGTCCTGGGCGAACGTCAGGACGAAATCCTCGACCTGCTGGTGCGCCAGCAGAAAGCAGTGTTGATCGATCCGGTCGAAAGCCAGAAAGAACTTCGGGACTGA